Proteins encoded in a region of the Clostridium beijerinckii genome:
- a CDS encoding sugar kinase: protein MDVITIGDAMIAMCPQEKGPIIFCDTFKRKVGGAELNVAMGCARLGLQSGWISRLGNDDFGKYILKTVRGEGIDTSEVQLVDGYPTSVYFREVLSDGSSRSFYYREKSPTSTMDAKKLNEEYIKNAKVLHITGVFPSITENNREVILDAVKLAKKNNLIISFDPNIRLKMWTKEEAKNYIEKLLPYVDILLIGDEEIEILLGDANIEEAIKVFHNKGIEKVIVKKGAKGAIGSDGKNIYDIEAIKPKALVDTVGAGDGFAAGFLTALLKGKSLEDCVRFANAVGSLVVGVEGDNEGLPYYDDVLVHLGQAKKIER, encoded by the coding sequence ATGGACGTAATTACTATAGGAGATGCAATGATTGCAATGTGTCCTCAAGAAAAAGGACCAATAATATTTTGTGACACATTCAAAAGAAAAGTAGGTGGAGCAGAATTAAATGTTGCAATGGGATGTGCAAGATTAGGATTGCAATCTGGATGGATAAGTAGATTAGGAAATGATGATTTCGGTAAATATATATTAAAGACTGTAAGAGGTGAGGGGATAGACACATCAGAAGTACAACTTGTTGATGGATATCCAACTTCAGTGTATTTCAGAGAAGTTTTATCTGATGGATCAAGTAGATCGTTTTATTATAGAGAAAAATCACCAACTAGTACAATGGATGCAAAGAAATTGAATGAGGAATATATAAAAAATGCGAAAGTGCTTCATATTACAGGCGTTTTTCCTTCAATAACTGAAAATAATAGAGAAGTTATATTAGACGCAGTAAAATTAGCTAAAAAAAATAATCTTATAATATCATTTGATCCAAATATCAGATTAAAGATGTGGACTAAGGAAGAAGCAAAAAACTATATAGAAAAACTTTTACCTTATGTTGATATTCTTTTAATAGGTGATGAAGAAATAGAGATATTATTGGGAGATGCAAATATAGAAGAAGCAATAAAAGTTTTCCATAATAAAGGAATAGAAAAAGTAATAGTTAAAAAAGGAGCCAAGGGAGCAATAGGTTCAGATGGTAAAAATATTTATGATATTGAAGCTATTAAACCAAAAGCTTTAGTTGATACAGTAGGTGCAGGCGATGGATTTGCGGCAGGATTTTTAACGGCCTTATTGAAAGGTAAGTCACTAGAAGATTGTGTTAGATTTGCAAATGCAGTTGGATCATTAGTTGTAGGTGTCGAAGGCGATAATGAGGGACTACCTTACTATGATGATGTTTTAGTACATTTAGGGCAAGCAAAGAAAATAGAACGCTAA
- the rimI gene encoding ribosomal protein S18-alanine N-acetyltransferase: MNIAINLMKEEDIDEILDISSLSFSICWSKSSYMQELTNPVAKYFVAKVDDKVVGFAGTWIVLDEAHITNIAIHPNYRKQGIASKLLEELLSYCKSQGCVAYTLEVRKSNAAAKALYEKYNFKQEGIRKGYYEDNKEDAILMWLKE; this comes from the coding sequence GTGAATATAGCTATAAATTTAATGAAAGAAGAAGATATAGATGAAATTTTAGATATAAGCTCGTTGAGCTTTTCTATATGCTGGAGCAAAAGTTCTTATATGCAGGAACTAACCAATCCTGTTGCTAAATATTTTGTTGCTAAAGTTGATGATAAAGTTGTAGGATTTGCTGGAACATGGATAGTATTGGATGAAGCTCATATAACAAACATAGCAATACATCCAAACTATCGAAAACAAGGAATAGCCTCTAAACTCCTAGAAGAATTACTATCTTATTGTAAATCTCAAGGGTGTGTAGCATATACTCTCGAAGTTAGAAAAAGTAACGCCGCTGCCAAAGCCCTTTATGAGAAATATAACTTTAAACAAGAGGGAATTCGAAAAGGGTACTATGAAGATAACAAGGAAGATGCTATTTTAATGTGGTTAAAGGAGTAA
- a CDS encoding DeoR/GlpR family DNA-binding transcription regulator: MFTEERLNEILNILNTYGKVKVKDLSKKFNVTEDCIRKDLKQLEHTGKLKRTYGGAIQIRESSQLYDISEREKIDISTKSIIAKKALELIQDRETIFLDLSTINILIAKSILTTQKRITVVTNMLEIANILAKATNNITVVVAAGVLNKSLNGFIGSSTNDFIKKYKFDKSFIGSCGIDAFDKSITTFEIEDGITKATIIQSSKKTFLVMENKKFFVDGNYKFAMIDDINAIITDEKPNQQIIDVLESNEIELI; this comes from the coding sequence ATGTTTACAGAAGAGAGACTAAACGAAATATTAAATATTTTAAATACATATGGAAAAGTTAAAGTTAAGGATTTAAGTAAAAAGTTTAATGTAACAGAAGATTGTATTAGAAAAGATTTAAAACAGCTTGAGCATACGGGAAAGCTAAAAAGGACGTATGGAGGTGCGATCCAAATAAGGGAATCATCTCAGTTGTATGACATTTCAGAAAGAGAGAAGATAGATATTTCAACTAAAAGCATAATTGCTAAGAAAGCCTTAGAGCTAATACAAGATAGGGAAACTATATTTTTAGATTTATCAACAATTAATATTCTTATAGCTAAATCTATTTTGACAACTCAAAAAAGAATAACTGTAGTAACAAATATGTTGGAGATAGCAAATATTTTAGCAAAAGCAACCAATAATATTACGGTTGTAGTTGCAGCCGGGGTTTTAAATAAATCTCTTAATGGCTTTATTGGATCTTCAACTAATGATTTTATTAAAAAATATAAATTCGATAAATCTTTTATAGGAAGTTGTGGAATTGATGCCTTTGACAAAAGTATAACTACTTTTGAAATTGAGGATGGAATCACTAAGGCTACAATAATACAATCTAGTAAAAAGACATTTTTAGTTATGGAGAACAAGAAATTTTTTGTAGATGGTAATTATAAATTTGCAATGATTGATGATATAAATGCCATAATAACGGATGAAAAGCCTAATCAACAAATTATAGATGTATTAGAAAGTAATGAAATTGAATTGATATAG
- the tsaE gene encoding tRNA (adenosine(37)-N6)-threonylcarbamoyltransferase complex ATPase subunit type 1 TsaE, with product MEFEIYNVDDTAKLGINLGKLLNAGDIICLTGDLGVGKTHITKGIAKGLGINDNITSPTFTIVNEYDSGRLKLNHFDVYRVSDPDEIYAIGFDDYIFSDAVSIIEWANYIEEILPNDLLHIDIKKDYSKGEDYRKITLNAYGKRYDYIKELKI from the coding sequence ATGGAATTTGAAATTTATAATGTAGATGATACTGCTAAATTAGGAATAAATTTAGGCAAATTATTAAATGCCGGTGATATAATCTGCTTAACTGGTGATTTAGGTGTAGGTAAGACTCATATTACAAAGGGCATAGCTAAAGGATTAGGCATTAACGATAATATTACTAGTCCAACATTTACTATAGTGAACGAATATGATAGCGGTCGATTAAAGCTCAATCATTTCGATGTTTATAGAGTAAGTGATCCTGATGAAATATATGCAATTGGATTTGATGATTATATATTTTCAGATGCAGTATCAATAATAGAGTGGGCAAATTATATAGAAGAAATTCTACCAAATGACTTACTTCATATAGATATAAAGAAAGATTATAGCAAAGGCGAAGATTATAGGAAAATCACGCTAAATGCTTATGGAAAAAGATATGATTATATAAAGGAGTTGAAAATATGA
- the rd gene encoding rubredoxin encodes MEKYICTVCGYIYDEAAGDPDNGVAPGTKFEDIPDDWVCPLCGVPKSDFEKEQ; translated from the coding sequence ATGGAAAAATATATTTGTACAGTATGTGGTTATATTTATGATGAGGCAGCAGGTGATCCAGATAATGGAGTTGCACCTGGAACAAAATTTGAAGATATTCCAGACGATTGGGTTTGCCCATTATGTGGAGTTCCAAAATCAGATTTTGAAAAAGAACAATAA
- a CDS encoding metal ABC transporter substrate-binding protein: MKKITFAMVIITIALSFGMSFFSNPLLANTENNRTESRDKYLNIMTVNKPQYYMVKKIIKEKNNAEYMFTNEKDISEFKYSEDVLNNISNMDLFIYSGTSFEPWSDSLISELKKGNLGIINLARGIKLLNYGHDNDTKENPYYFEGIEEYKIALYNVKAAIQDRDPQNRDYYEENYNEAIKNFDTSIKEYSEKLKSLSEYKFITLNNDFDYLTKSLNLNTIQLDNHELSEFIKINNLDPKKIIIIVDGEKGTKLDLSGYNTIKLWKYYGDMSFDDLILYNIKELSKWAKPNEVVNSSNAK, translated from the coding sequence TTGAAGAAAATTACCTTTGCCATGGTTATAATAACCATAGCATTGTCTTTTGGTATGAGTTTTTTTTCAAATCCTTTATTAGCTAATACTGAGAATAATAGAACTGAAAGCAGAGATAAATATCTAAATATAATGACAGTTAATAAACCACAATATTATATGGTTAAAAAAATTATAAAGGAAAAGAATAATGCAGAGTATATGTTTACTAATGAGAAAGATATTAGTGAATTTAAATATAGTGAAGATGTTTTAAATAATATATCCAATATGGATTTATTTATATATTCCGGTACATCTTTTGAACCATGGAGTGATTCACTAATTAGTGAATTGAAGAAAGGAAACCTTGGGATAATAAATTTAGCTAGAGGCATAAAATTATTAAATTATGGGCATGATAATGACACTAAAGAAAATCCTTACTATTTTGAAGGCATAGAAGAGTATAAAATAGCATTATACAATGTAAAAGCAGCTATTCAAGATAGAGATCCTCAAAATAGAGATTATTATGAGGAAAATTATAATGAAGCTATCAAAAATTTTGATACTAGCATAAAGGAATATAGTGAAAAACTAAAATCCTTAAGTGAATATAAATTTATTACATTAAATAATGATTTTGATTATTTAACTAAGTCTTTAAATTTAAACACTATTCAGCTTGATAATCATGAGTTAAGTGAGTTTATAAAAATTAATAATTTAGATCCTAAAAAAATAATAATAATAGTTGATGGTGAAAAAGGAACAAAATTAGATTTGTCAGGTTATAATACTATAAAGCTGTGGAAATATTATGGAGATATGTCTTTTGATGATTTGATTTTATACAATATAAAAGAATTATCAAAATGGGCTAAACCCAATGAAGTCGTAAATTCTAGTAATGCAAAATAG
- a CDS encoding ABC transporter ATP-binding protein, which yields MEFLRIENMTKKFNNVFANNNINLIINKGEVHTLLGENGAGKSTLMNIIVGLYQPTKGNIHINGNIVKIDSPAKAVKMGIGMVHQHFMLVEAMTVFENIILGIRKDKSIFIKKDIIRKDIMELAKKYELNVELDKQITEISLGEQQKVEILKALYRGAELLILDEPTAALTDLEVVGLFEIIRKLISEKKSVIFISHKMREVLEISDKITILRQGETIKTLDKNNTNSEELANLMIGRELVQSKYKKVKSTKENIISIEHVDYNKKSKHNGLFDISLTIGKGEIVGIAGVDGNGQSQLAQLVTGVISPDNGQVLLKSKRISKFLPENFINSSVSHIPEDRNKMGLIGNMTIKENMVLKDIEKSQFSLGKGWFLKKKEITKYANKMKEKYDIRCDSVEQETRNLSGGNQQKIILAREIEENPELLVAVHPTRGLDVGATRYVHDKMIASRDKGCGVLLISADFDEVLKLSDRILVMFEGKIVGIFSGENPPINEISLAMAGKTNENMEEVLV from the coding sequence GTGGAATTTCTTAGAATAGAAAATATGACAAAGAAATTTAACAATGTTTTTGCAAATAATAATATTAATTTAATAATAAACAAAGGTGAAGTTCATACTCTTTTAGGTGAAAATGGAGCAGGAAAGAGTACACTTATGAATATTATTGTGGGATTGTACCAACCAACGAAAGGAAATATACACATTAATGGGAATATAGTGAAAATAGATTCTCCTGCAAAGGCAGTTAAAATGGGAATTGGTATGGTACATCAGCATTTTATGCTTGTGGAGGCTATGACTGTTTTTGAAAATATAATATTAGGAATAAGAAAAGATAAATCTATTTTTATTAAAAAAGACATTATTAGAAAAGACATAATGGAGCTTGCGAAGAAGTATGAACTAAATGTAGAACTTGATAAACAAATAACAGAAATATCATTAGGTGAACAGCAAAAGGTTGAGATACTTAAGGCATTATACAGAGGAGCGGAGTTATTAATTTTAGATGAGCCGACAGCAGCATTAACAGATCTTGAAGTTGTTGGATTATTTGAAATTATTAGAAAGCTTATAAGCGAAAAGAAGTCCGTTATTTTTATATCTCATAAGATGAGAGAAGTTTTAGAAATTAGTGATAAAATAACTATTCTTAGACAAGGAGAAACAATTAAAACATTAGATAAAAATAATACAAACTCAGAAGAACTTGCAAATCTTATGATAGGACGAGAGTTAGTTCAGAGTAAATATAAGAAAGTTAAAAGTACAAAAGAAAATATTATTTCAATAGAACATGTAGATTATAATAAGAAATCAAAACATAATGGATTATTTGATATTTCATTAACTATTGGTAAAGGGGAAATAGTTGGCATTGCAGGTGTTGATGGCAATGGGCAATCTCAATTAGCTCAACTGGTAACAGGAGTTATTTCACCAGATAATGGACAAGTTTTGCTGAAATCAAAGAGGATTTCAAAATTCTTACCGGAAAATTTTATAAATTCAAGTGTTTCACATATACCTGAAGACAGAAATAAGATGGGACTTATTGGAAATATGACCATTAAGGAGAATATGGTACTTAAAGATATAGAAAAATCACAATTTTCTCTGGGTAAAGGATGGTTTTTAAAGAAAAAAGAAATTACGAAATATGCGAACAAGATGAAAGAAAAATATGATATCAGATGTGATTCAGTAGAACAGGAAACAAGAAACCTTTCTGGTGGTAATCAGCAGAAAATTATTTTAGCACGTGAAATAGAAGAAAATCCAGAACTTTTGGTAGCAGTACATCCAACAAGAGGGTTAGATGTAGGAGCTACAAGATATGTTCATGATAAGATGATAGCCTCTAGAGATAAAGGCTGTGGAGTTTTGCTTATAAGTGCAGATTTTGATGAAGTATTAAAATTGTCAGATAGAATTTTAGTAATGTTTGAAGGAAAAATTGTTGGTATATTTTCAGGTGAAAATCCTCCAATTAACGAAATTTCCCTTGCTATGGCTGGAAAAACTAATGAAAATATGGAGGAAGTATTAGTATGA
- a CDS encoding ECF transporter S component, whose translation MNEKTSKLIKISLLSAIAIILMYFDFPIIPAFPWLKIDLSDVPALLGAFGFGPVAGVIIELIKNLLVPLIRGSQTGFVGETANFLFGAALILPASFIYYRNKSKKNAILGMIIGGIAMEAMGIVGNIYLLLPAYGMKMPADMLQNYVWALLAFNGVKAIMVSVLTYILYKKVSVSIFKVEPNFGSSENKTKIV comes from the coding sequence ATGAATGAAAAAACAAGTAAATTAATCAAAATCTCTTTATTATCAGCAATTGCAATTATACTTATGTATTTTGATTTTCCAATAATACCTGCGTTTCCATGGCTTAAGATAGATTTGAGTGATGTACCAGCATTGTTGGGTGCTTTTGGATTTGGTCCTGTAGCAGGGGTAATAATAGAATTAATAAAAAATCTTTTGGTTCCATTAATTAGAGGAAGTCAAACAGGTTTTGTTGGAGAGACAGCAAACTTCTTGTTTGGGGCAGCATTAATTTTACCAGCATCATTTATTTACTATAGAAATAAGAGCAAGAAAAATGCAATATTAGGAATGATAATAGGTGGAATTGCAATGGAGGCAATGGGAATTGTGGGTAACATATATTTATTATTGCCAGCTTATGGGATGAAGATGCCAGCAGATATGTTACAGAATTATGTTTGGGCATTACTAGCTTTCAATGGAGTAAAGGCCATTATGGTGTCAGTATTAACATATATTCTATACAAAAAAGTATCTGTTTCAATTTTTAAGGTTGAACCAAACTTTGGCAGCTCAGAAAATAAGACAAAAATTGTATAA
- a CDS encoding bacteriohemerythrin encodes MYEMKEEYKIGIDQIDEQHKKLFELADKAYTLLKDEFAIDKYDKIIHIMDELKDYTIFHFKSEEEYMKSINYKRLFTQKVEHDKFIKSLEEIDYKNIDENQDESLIKLLNFLNDWLTEHILKTDKLIGE; translated from the coding sequence ATGTATGAAATGAAGGAAGAATACAAAATCGGAATTGATCAGATTGATGAGCAACACAAAAAGCTTTTTGAATTGGCAGATAAAGCTTATACGCTGTTAAAAGATGAATTTGCAATTGATAAGTATGATAAGATAATACATATTATGGATGAACTAAAGGATTACACAATTTTCCACTTCAAGTCAGAAGAAGAATATATGAAAAGCATAAATTATAAAAGACTCTTTACTCAAAAAGTTGAGCATGATAAGTTTATTAAAAGTCTTGAAGAAATAGATTACAAAAACATTGATGAAAATCAAGATGAAAGTTTAATAAAACTTTTGAATTTTTTAAATGATTGGTTAACAGAGCATATATTGAAAACTGATAAGCTCATAGGAGAATAG
- the kduD gene encoding 2-dehydro-3-deoxy-D-gluconate 5-dehydrogenase KduD — MENILDQFSMDFFRLDGKVAIVTGGNTGLGQGYAVALAKAGADLVISTHGDNWDDTRELIEKQGRKVIFVKADLTQKEGRQDVINSAMKSYGKVDILVNNAGTIRRTPLLDYKEEDWNAVMDINLNAVYFLSQEVAKIMVKQGSGKIINIASMLSFQGGKFVPPYTASKHGVAGITKAFANELASKNIQINAIAPGYIKTANTEPIRADKERNAEIQGRIPADRWAEPSDLMGAVVFLASRASDYVNGHILAVDGGWLVR, encoded by the coding sequence ATGGAAAACATTTTGGATCAGTTTTCAATGGACTTTTTTAGATTAGATGGAAAAGTGGCAATAGTTACTGGAGGAAATACAGGTCTTGGACAAGGATATGCAGTTGCATTAGCTAAGGCAGGAGCAGATTTAGTTATTTCTACCCACGGTGATAATTGGGATGATACACGAGAATTGATAGAAAAACAAGGCAGAAAAGTCATATTTGTGAAAGCAGATTTAACACAAAAAGAAGGAAGGCAGGATGTGATTAATTCTGCGATGAAATCTTATGGGAAAGTAGATATATTAGTAAACAACGCTGGAACTATAAGAAGAACACCTCTTCTTGATTATAAAGAAGAAGACTGGAACGCAGTTATGGATATTAATTTGAATGCTGTATATTTCTTAAGTCAAGAAGTTGCTAAAATAATGGTTAAACAAGGCTCTGGTAAAATAATAAATATAGCGTCTATGTTATCATTTCAGGGTGGAAAGTTCGTGCCTCCATATACAGCAAGTAAACATGGAGTTGCAGGTATAACAAAGGCATTTGCTAATGAATTAGCGAGTAAAAATATTCAAATAAATGCGATAGCACCTGGATATATAAAGACAGCAAATACTGAGCCAATAAGAGCAGATAAAGAAAGAAATGCAGAAATCCAGGGAAGAATACCAGCAGATAGATGGGCTGAACCATCTGACTTAATGGGAGCAGTAGTATTTCTAGCAAGTAGAGCATCTGATTATGTTAATGGCCATATTCTAGCAGTTGATGGAGGATGGTTAGTAAGATAA
- a CDS encoding Cof-type HAD-IIB family hydrolase: protein MKKIRMVCLDIDGTLLNSNHEVTEKVKSTINKVANDKKIPVILVSARMPKGIRFLQEELGIEEPIICYSGALILDKDNSVLAREVIDVSNFEEIYKLTSENNIHMSLYKEDEWYIEKLDYWAKQESEITNIIPNIIDFNKLIEQWKREGVGPSKILCMSNPKEINFLKENIYGNDLNIYPSKPTYLEIMPIKASKTSAITCLQKKFSIDKSEIIAMGDNYNDIDMLEYAGVGVAMGNAPEDVKKHADDVTLTNDEDGVAEALIKYVINKK from the coding sequence ATGAAAAAAATTAGAATGGTCTGCTTGGATATTGATGGAACTTTGTTAAATTCAAATCATGAAGTAACTGAAAAGGTGAAAAGTACTATAAATAAAGTTGCAAATGATAAGAAAATACCTGTAATTTTAGTTTCAGCTAGAATGCCGAAAGGGATAAGATTTCTTCAAGAAGAACTTGGAATAGAGGAACCAATTATATGCTATAGTGGTGCTTTAATTTTAGATAAAGATAATAGTGTATTGGCTAGAGAAGTAATTGATGTTTCTAATTTCGAGGAAATATATAAGTTAACAAGTGAAAATAACATTCATATGAGTTTATACAAGGAAGATGAATGGTATATAGAAAAATTAGATTACTGGGCTAAACAAGAAAGCGAAATAACTAACATCATTCCTAATATCATTGATTTTAATAAATTAATAGAACAATGGAAAAGAGAAGGGGTAGGACCAAGTAAGATTTTATGTATGTCTAATCCAAAAGAAATAAACTTCTTGAAAGAAAATATTTATGGGAATGATTTAAATATATATCCTTCAAAGCCAACATACTTAGAAATTATGCCTATAAAAGCATCAAAAACATCTGCAATAACCTGCTTACAAAAGAAATTCAGTATAGATAAATCAGAAATAATAGCAATGGGAGACAATTATAACGACATTGATATGTTAGAGTATGCAGGAGTTGGAGTAGCGATGGGAAATGCTCCAGAAGATGTGAAGAAACATGCTGATGATGTAACCTTAACTAATGATGAAGATGGGGTAGCAGAAGCACTGATAAAATATGTTATCAACAAGAAATAA
- a CDS encoding bifunctional 4-hydroxy-2-oxoglutarate aldolase/2-dehydro-3-deoxy-phosphogluconate aldolase encodes MFEKIYNTLKEEKAVAVIRTKTYEEAKEISIAAIEGGMKIIEITMSVPNAPKLIKELKEEYKNACVGAGTVLTKDAVDACIENNSDFIVSPCIDEDVIAYANQRKALIIPGLMTMSELNKAYKLGLRFIKVFPGNVVGKAFIGAAKSIFPDLSVMPTGGVNKDNISEWIQAGADCSGIGSDLNKVYKSNGVAGVKEYCADVISKVKNL; translated from the coding sequence ATGTTTGAAAAAATATATAATACATTAAAAGAAGAAAAGGCAGTAGCTGTTATTAGAACTAAGACATATGAAGAAGCAAAAGAAATAAGTATAGCAGCAATTGAAGGCGGAATGAAAATTATAGAGATAACTATGAGTGTACCAAATGCACCAAAGTTAATAAAAGAATTAAAAGAAGAATATAAAAATGCTTGTGTTGGTGCTGGAACAGTGTTAACAAAAGATGCTGTAGATGCATGTATTGAAAACAATTCTGATTTTATTGTTTCTCCTTGTATAGATGAAGATGTAATTGCTTATGCAAATCAAAGAAAAGCATTAATAATTCCAGGCTTAATGACAATGTCAGAGTTAAATAAGGCTTACAAATTAGGTTTGAGATTTATTAAAGTATTCCCAGGTAATGTTGTCGGAAAGGCATTTATAGGGGCAGCAAAATCAATATTCCCAGATCTTAGCGTTATGCCTACTGGAGGCGTAAACAAAGATAATATAAGTGAATGGATACAAGCAGGAGCAGATTGTAGCGGTATAGGTAGCGATTTAAATAAAGTTTATAAAAGTAACGGTGTTGCAGGTGTAAAAGAATATTGCGCAGATGTTATAAGTAAAGTTAAAAATTTATAA
- the tsaB gene encoding tRNA (adenosine(37)-N6)-threonylcarbamoyltransferase complex dimerization subunit type 1 TsaB: MIILAVDSSSKVATAALMKDDKLLGEITLNDKKEHSIILMSIIQELLNNNNLSIDDIDGYVISKGPGSFTGLRIGMATIKGLSLGSNKPYISVSSLDALAFSVSNFDGIICPIMDALRNSVYTSLYKGEYTCNNNNDSNSPIKLERLLDYSALDIDELIEIIKSKNEKVIFIGDGVDKYKDYLIDNCPNSYFPPNHLNLIRASSLGEIGSILLKNGEYDDPNSAPVYLKKSQAEREYEQRMRL; encoded by the coding sequence ATGATTATTCTTGCCGTAGATTCATCTTCTAAAGTGGCAACTGCTGCTTTGATGAAAGATGATAAACTACTTGGAGAAATTACATTAAACGATAAGAAAGAACACTCTATAATACTAATGTCTATAATTCAAGAGTTGCTAAACAATAACAACTTAAGTATTGATGATATTGATGGCTATGTTATTTCAAAGGGTCCCGGTTCATTTACTGGACTTAGAATAGGCATGGCAACAATAAAAGGTCTTAGCTTGGGAAGTAACAAGCCTTACATTAGTGTTTCTAGTTTAGATGCACTTGCATTTAGCGTATCTAATTTCGATGGTATAATATGCCCTATAATGGATGCTTTAAGAAATAGTGTTTATACTTCACTATATAAAGGAGAATATACTTGCAATAACAATAATGATTCAAATTCACCTATAAAATTGGAACGTCTATTAGATTATTCAGCATTGGATATTGATGAACTTATAGAAATAATTAAATCCAAAAATGAAAAAGTTATTTTTATAGGCGATGGTGTTGATAAATATAAAGATTATTTGATTGATAATTGTCCAAATTCATATTTTCCTCCTAATCACCTTAATTTAATTCGTGCCTCTTCATTAGGCGAAATAGGCAGCATACTATTAAAGAACGGAGAATATGACGATCCAAATTCCGCTCCAGTTTATCTTAAAAAATCTCAGGCTGAAAGAGAATACGAGCAAAGGATGAGATTATAG
- a CDS encoding IclR family transcriptional regulator, translating to MSEDLSNPNLVQSVERALDILDCLAEYPKGCGIAELSKNLGLSKSTIHRIITTLKYKEYVTQNTENDKYQLGIKLLNLSSSITNSMDLINVARPHIYDFANKFDEVIHLCIPDESFNNIIYVDKVSSENTSRNIIMSSSIGKKAPIYCTASGKLILSQYSDDKIRELLKDTEFIKYAENTITDINVLIEEIHVIRKNLYALDNIEYDTGVICIAVPIFDRTNKIIAATSLSSVTLFNTMDDLLKYKDEFMNVAKNISRLMGYAYYTDIK from the coding sequence ATGTCAGAGGATTTAAGCAATCCAAACTTAGTTCAATCGGTGGAACGTGCTCTTGATATACTTGATTGCTTAGCCGAATATCCAAAAGGATGTGGAATTGCTGAATTGTCAAAAAATTTAGGTTTAAGCAAGAGTACCATACATAGAATAATTACAACTTTAAAATATAAAGAATATGTTACACAAAATACAGAAAACGATAAATATCAATTAGGAATTAAGCTTCTTAACTTATCTTCTTCTATAACAAATAGTATGGATTTAATAAATGTCGCCAGACCTCATATATATGACTTTGCTAATAAGTTTGATGAAGTAATACATCTTTGTATTCCTGACGAATCATTTAATAACATAATTTATGTAGATAAAGTATCTTCCGAAAATACTAGTAGAAATATAATAATGTCTTCTAGTATAGGAAAAAAAGCGCCTATTTATTGTACTGCTTCTGGTAAATTGATATTATCTCAATATTCTGATGATAAAATAAGAGAATTATTAAAAGATACAGAATTCATAAAATATGCTGAGAACACAATAACTGATATAAATGTTCTTATAGAAGAAATTCATGTTATAAGAAAGAACCTATATGCATTAGACAATATTGAATACGATACGGGTGTTATATGCATAGCTGTTCCTATTTTTGATAGAACTAATAAAATTATTGCCGCAACTAGTCTCTCATCTGTAACACTCTTTAATACTATGGATGATTTATTAAAATACAAAGACGAATTTATGAATGTAGCTAAAAATATTAGCCGACTTATGGGATATGCATATTATACAGATATAAAATAA